A genomic stretch from Candidatus Amarolinea dominans includes:
- a CDS encoding aldehyde ferredoxin oxidoreductase family protein — protein MTQPYAGQYLRIDLTAGSVSRHPIAETDVRQWLLGSGYAAWLFSQEMDPTRDPYDPHSPLYIFNGVLSGTFAPTGCRSSWCGRSPLTGIWGEANMGGHWGAELRFAGLDGLVISGRADQPVYLYIHDGGADIRPAGHLWGKNHYETYDLLRAETDPKAQIASIGVAGENRVRFAGVMQGGIEHARTAGRTGMGALLGSKNLKAIVTRGKARPGYADEAGFRATVKAQNASIKEFAIGLSKLGTAGGVPGAERVGDLPLRNWRDGTWPDAAQISGQKISETIHDKHTFCFACPIGCGKTVNIQEGAYAGTVGHGPEYETLGGFGGLLLNGDLNSIAHINYLCNDYGLDTISTSAVIACAVEAFERGLLTLADTDGLRLAWGNAPAIVACVHAIAQRTGCGDRLAEGVQRLAAALAAPDLDITVKGLELPYHDPRAFLSMAANYATANRGACHMESCSYWPGYGQRIEGLDFPDDPDRLSQVGSGALAVRYQDYVSVYNPLGLCKFIIKGHVGPAQIAAIVNPATGWSWTADDVMAAGARLFNLKRQINTRYGIRAADDTLPARLLTHARPSGGAAGSLPDFALIMDEYYAARGWDRESGLPVTG, from the coding sequence ATGACTCAACCTTACGCCGGGCAGTATCTGCGCATTGATCTGACCGCGGGCAGCGTCAGTCGCCATCCCATCGCGGAGACCGACGTGCGTCAATGGCTGTTGGGCAGCGGCTACGCAGCCTGGCTCTTCAGCCAGGAGATGGACCCCACACGCGACCCCTATGACCCGCACAGCCCACTCTATATTTTCAACGGTGTGCTCAGCGGCACCTTTGCGCCCACCGGCTGCCGATCTTCCTGGTGCGGTCGCTCACCGCTGACCGGCATCTGGGGCGAGGCCAACATGGGCGGACACTGGGGCGCGGAGCTGCGCTTTGCCGGGCTGGATGGCCTGGTGATCAGCGGCCGCGCCGACCAACCGGTCTATCTCTACATCCACGATGGTGGGGCTGACATTCGGCCTGCCGGCCACCTGTGGGGCAAGAACCATTATGAAACCTATGACCTCCTGCGGGCAGAGACCGACCCGAAGGCACAGATAGCCAGCATTGGCGTGGCCGGCGAGAACCGGGTGCGTTTTGCCGGCGTGATGCAGGGCGGCATCGAACATGCGCGCACGGCCGGCCGCACCGGCATGGGCGCGCTGTTGGGTTCCAAGAACCTCAAGGCCATCGTCACACGGGGCAAGGCGCGACCCGGCTATGCAGACGAGGCCGGCTTCAGGGCGACGGTCAAGGCGCAGAATGCCAGCATCAAAGAGTTTGCCATTGGCCTGAGCAAACTGGGGACAGCGGGCGGGGTGCCAGGCGCGGAGCGAGTGGGCGATTTGCCGCTGCGCAACTGGCGGGATGGCACCTGGCCGGATGCGGCGCAGATCAGCGGCCAGAAAATCTCCGAGACGATCCACGATAAACACACCTTCTGCTTCGCCTGCCCCATCGGCTGCGGTAAGACGGTAAACATCCAGGAAGGCGCCTATGCCGGCACCGTGGGTCACGGGCCTGAATACGAAACCCTGGGCGGCTTTGGCGGCCTGCTGCTCAATGGCGACCTGAACAGCATTGCGCACATCAACTATCTGTGTAATGACTACGGTCTGGACACCATTTCCACCTCGGCGGTGATTGCCTGTGCGGTCGAGGCCTTCGAGCGCGGCCTGCTCACCCTGGCTGACACCGATGGCCTGCGGCTCGCATGGGGCAACGCGCCGGCGATCGTCGCCTGTGTCCACGCCATTGCGCAGCGAACCGGCTGCGGCGACCGCCTGGCCGAAGGGGTGCAGCGCCTGGCCGCGGCGCTGGCCGCACCCGATCTTGATATCACGGTCAAAGGCCTGGAGCTGCCCTACCATGATCCCCGCGCCTTTCTTTCCATGGCGGCGAACTACGCCACCGCCAATCGCGGCGCCTGTCATATGGAATCGTGCTCCTACTGGCCGGGCTACGGGCAGCGCATCGAGGGATTGGACTTCCCTGACGACCCCGACCGCCTGAGCCAGGTCGGCTCAGGCGCCCTTGCTGTCCGCTACCAGGATTATGTGAGCGTCTACAATCCGTTGGGGTTGTGCAAGTTCATCATCAAGGGACACGTGGGGCCAGCGCAGATTGCCGCGATCGTCAATCCTGCCACCGGCTGGAGTTGGACAGCGGACGATGTGATGGCCGCGGGTGCGCGTTTGTTCAACCTGAAGCGGCAGATCAACACCCGCTACGGCATCCGCGCAGCCGACGACACCCTGCCCGCGCGCCTGCTGACGCACGCGCGCCCCAGCGGCGGCGCGGCCGGATCGCTGCCCGACTTTGCCCTGATCATGGATGAATACTACGCCGCGCGCGGCTGGGACCGCGAGAGCGGCCTGCCGGTCACGGGGTAA
- a CDS encoding RHS repeat-associated core domain-containing protein, whose product MPYIWMEGCGGNTSRYRVSQMEVSDGMGGVQRTVYDHQNPRAWMTGTECDNFEFGGYSFVRSQVQDGTGTLYRVVENSYHQRNGNALDPRKGKVYQQVTKSSAGTTLAQVGMLWNSVTTKGTNWVRSDIVTNTLGASSQATTYEYQVASQSNVQYGNVTAVRTYSDTVGTLYRSQEMIYFPANAGSVYIVNRPAQQFLKDATDACNGETRYFYDNKTSYAQTPSKGDVTKVRVAQTSCGGSWADTGYFYDDWGNSTIVTDTLGHMTTTAYDTTAGAWPMLYALPTSVIAPLVGTTTYTWDKVLGQVTSVRDPNLATTSYSYDQWGRQTQVIEPGDDATNPTLRLTYTHYAGAGSPYWMKQEQKESGSYYLESRTFYDGMGRVVQTQAEAASSSQSIIANTQYQPLGVLRTSVPYTYTAALGGYRAPDWAQPQAAYQYDSLGRVTQVTQADGTTVKSFYQDRKTAVLDALNRQTISETDAVGRLYRVQQYLATVNGQPDWGATAYAKATYFYDIGDRLVQMIGPDNAVTDITYDLLGRKTRMKDPDMGIWSYTYDAAGNLVTQTDARGCVITFSYDGLSRVKNKTYSGSSGCSATAVSYTYDSGANGTGRRTGMSDGSGSASWTYDARGRVTQESKVINGTGGGTFVTQWSYDSADRMTSLTYPDGEVVNYTYAAQGLVKTAIGKNTYVGDTAYNVLGQVELRRLGSTAGILTTDYSYRSDNFRLQWLRTGTASPYESLQKLEYAYDAAGNVDWIKDYKIGNPQLQDFTYDALNRLTNAVASGGTNGNYNSETYGFDPNGNLTSKAGVSYTYGAQAADCPDGILTLLGKPHAVVTAGSNSYCYDQNGNMRRRKIGASTYTLGYDAENRLTSVSGAATASFLYDADGARVQATFGSGESASITNYVGQLVEVSPVYREDFSDGLAQGWTASSGTWAVTTGGYRQSGTANNTNAYRAQTQNQLLVYRWQATFTSGANAGMYLLASAAAGAERGNSYRVWQDATSVKIYESTGNTATQRASFTASNTAGQTHSYQVIYDPLTGKVQVWRDNVYLGSWTDTTPLLSGSYLSLRTDASNVLFDNLVVSEVVKYYEAGGQRVALRKNGAVSYLFGDHLGSTSVTADATGVRTGELWYKPWGENRGTPVGATPTTYRFTGQREDASIGLYFYNARYYDPALGRFASADTLVL is encoded by the coding sequence GTGCCCTATATCTGGATGGAAGGATGTGGCGGCAATACCAGCCGCTACCGGGTGAGCCAGATGGAGGTGAGTGATGGGATGGGCGGTGTGCAGCGCACGGTGTACGACCATCAGAACCCGCGGGCGTGGATGACGGGAACGGAATGTGATAACTTCGAGTTTGGCGGCTACAGTTTCGTGCGCAGCCAGGTGCAGGACGGGACGGGGACGCTGTACCGGGTGGTGGAGAACAGCTATCACCAGCGCAACGGCAACGCGCTCGATCCGCGCAAGGGCAAAGTCTACCAGCAAGTGACGAAGTCGAGCGCCGGGACGACCCTGGCGCAGGTGGGGATGCTGTGGAATAGTGTGACGACGAAGGGTACCAACTGGGTGCGCAGCGACATCGTGACCAACACGCTAGGGGCGAGCAGCCAGGCGACGACGTACGAATACCAGGTGGCGAGCCAGAGTAATGTGCAGTACGGCAACGTGACGGCTGTGCGCACTTACAGCGACACGGTGGGAACGCTGTACCGCTCGCAGGAGATGATCTACTTCCCGGCCAACGCAGGCAGCGTCTACATTGTAAACCGGCCGGCGCAACAATTCCTGAAAGACGCAACGGACGCGTGCAACGGGGAAACGCGCTATTTCTATGACAACAAGACATCCTACGCACAGACGCCGAGCAAGGGGGATGTGACGAAGGTGCGGGTAGCGCAGACGAGCTGCGGGGGCAGTTGGGCGGACACGGGCTACTTCTACGACGACTGGGGCAATTCGACGATCGTGACCGACACGCTGGGCCACATGACCACGACCGCTTACGACACGACGGCCGGGGCCTGGCCGATGCTGTACGCCTTGCCGACGAGTGTGATCGCGCCGCTCGTCGGGACAACCACCTACACCTGGGACAAGGTGCTGGGGCAGGTGACGAGCGTGCGCGACCCGAACCTGGCGACGACCAGTTACAGCTACGACCAGTGGGGGCGGCAGACGCAGGTGATCGAACCGGGGGACGATGCGACCAACCCGACGCTGCGCTTGACTTACACCCACTACGCCGGCGCGGGGTCGCCGTACTGGATGAAGCAGGAGCAGAAGGAGAGCGGGAGTTACTACCTGGAGAGTCGCACCTTCTACGACGGCATGGGGCGGGTGGTGCAGACGCAGGCGGAGGCGGCGAGCAGCAGTCAGAGCATCATCGCCAACACGCAATACCAGCCGTTGGGGGTGCTGCGAACGAGCGTACCCTACACCTACACCGCGGCGTTGGGCGGGTACCGGGCGCCGGACTGGGCGCAACCACAGGCGGCCTATCAGTATGACAGCCTGGGCCGGGTGACGCAGGTGACGCAGGCGGACGGCACGACGGTCAAGAGCTTCTACCAGGATCGCAAGACGGCGGTGCTGGATGCGCTGAACCGGCAGACGATTTCGGAGACCGACGCGGTGGGGCGGCTGTACCGGGTGCAGCAGTACCTGGCCACGGTCAATGGGCAGCCCGACTGGGGCGCGACGGCGTATGCAAAGGCGACCTACTTCTATGACATCGGGGATCGGCTGGTGCAGATGATCGGGCCGGACAACGCGGTGACCGATATCACCTACGATCTGTTGGGGCGCAAGACGCGCATGAAGGACCCGGACATGGGCATTTGGAGTTACACCTACGATGCGGCGGGCAACCTGGTGACGCAGACCGATGCGCGGGGTTGCGTCATCACCTTCAGCTACGATGGCCTCAGCCGGGTGAAAAACAAGACCTACAGCGGGTCGAGTGGCTGCAGTGCGACGGCGGTGAGTTACACGTATGACAGCGGCGCCAACGGCACGGGTCGGCGCACAGGGATGAGCGACGGTTCGGGCAGCGCGAGTTGGACCTACGACGCGCGCGGACGAGTAACGCAGGAGAGCAAGGTCATCAACGGAACCGGCGGCGGGACATTCGTCACGCAGTGGAGTTACGATTCCGCCGATCGGATGACCAGCCTGACCTACCCCGACGGTGAGGTGGTCAACTACACGTACGCGGCACAGGGTTTGGTGAAGACCGCCATCGGTAAGAATACCTACGTTGGCGACACAGCCTACAATGTGCTGGGCCAGGTGGAACTGCGCAGGCTTGGGAGCACCGCCGGCATCCTGACCACCGACTACAGCTATCGCAGCGATAATTTTCGCCTGCAGTGGCTGAGGACGGGGACAGCCAGCCCGTACGAGAGCCTGCAAAAGCTGGAGTATGCCTATGATGCGGCCGGCAATGTGGACTGGATCAAGGATTACAAGATCGGCAATCCACAGTTGCAGGATTTCACCTATGATGCGCTGAACCGATTGACCAACGCGGTGGCGAGCGGCGGCACGAATGGCAATTACAACAGCGAAACCTATGGCTTCGATCCCAACGGCAACCTGACGAGCAAGGCGGGCGTGAGCTACACCTACGGCGCGCAGGCAGCGGACTGTCCCGATGGCATCTTGACCCTGCTGGGCAAGCCGCATGCGGTGGTGACGGCGGGGAGCAACAGCTATTGCTACGACCAGAATGGCAACATGCGACGGCGCAAGATTGGGGCCAGCACTTACACCCTGGGCTACGACGCTGAGAATCGGCTGACGAGTGTCAGCGGTGCGGCCACAGCCAGCTTTCTCTACGATGCAGACGGCGCCCGCGTGCAGGCGACATTTGGCAGCGGCGAGAGCGCCAGCATCACGAACTATGTGGGTCAGCTGGTGGAGGTCAGTCCGGTCTATCGTGAGGACTTCAGCGATGGGTTGGCGCAGGGCTGGACGGCGAGCAGCGGGACGTGGGCGGTGACGACTGGTGGCTACCGGCAGAGCGGAACCGCCAACAACACCAACGCGTACCGGGCGCAGACGCAGAACCAATTGCTGGTCTACCGGTGGCAAGCGACCTTTACCAGCGGCGCGAATGCGGGGATGTACCTGTTGGCGAGTGCGGCCGCGGGTGCGGAACGCGGGAACAGCTACCGGGTGTGGCAGGATGCGACCTCAGTCAAGATCTACGAAAGCACCGGCAACACCGCCACGCAGCGGGCCAGTTTCACGGCGAGCAATACGGCCGGGCAGACGCACAGCTACCAGGTGATCTACGATCCGCTGACGGGCAAGGTGCAAGTGTGGCGGGACAACGTCTACCTGGGGAGTTGGACTGACACGACGCCGCTCCTCAGCGGGAGCTACCTTTCGCTGCGCACCGATGCGTCCAACGTGCTGTTCGACAATTTGGTGGTGTCGGAGGTGGTGAAGTATTATGAGGCGGGTGGTCAGCGGGTGGCGCTGCGCAAGAACGGTGCGGTGAGCTACCTGTTCGGGGATCACCTGGGCAGCACCAGCGTGACGGCGGACGCGACCGGGGTGCGCACGGGGGAGTTGTGGTACAAGCCGTGGGGGGAGAATCGAGGGACGCCCGTCGGCGCGACGCCGACGACCTACCGGTTCACGGGTCAACGTGAGGATGCCAGCATCGGGCTGTATTTCTACAACGCGAGATACTACGACCCGGCGCTGGGACGGTTCGCCAGCGCGGATACGCTGGTGCTGTAA
- a CDS encoding type II toxin-antitoxin system RelE/ParE family toxin, with protein sequence MIKSFAHKGLELFFLTGNKAGMQPQHANRIRLILAQLQQARTIEDLRIPTLRLHELKGDRKGTWSVTVQANWRITFRFAAGDAEVVDYEDYH encoded by the coding sequence ATGATCAAGAGCTTCGCGCACAAAGGGCTAGAGCTATTTTTCCTCACCGGTAACAAAGCAGGCATGCAGCCGCAACATGCCAACCGCATTCGGCTGATTTTAGCCCAGTTGCAGCAAGCCCGAACCATTGAGGACCTACGTATCCCGACGCTGCGGCTCCATGAACTCAAGGGCGATCGCAAAGGCACTTGGTCAGTTACCGTGCAAGCCAATTGGCGCATCACGTTTCGTTTTGCGGCGGGTGATGCCGAAGTTGTGGATTACGAGGACTATCATTGA
- a CDS encoding IS21 family transposase, which yields MVTVDEREIIRRAYYLEHKTIRQIARELKRSRTTVEKAIDEAKPTGYKLTEPRPAPVLGAYKAMIDELLEGNKKLPRKQRYTAHKMFEAVQAKGYSGAESTVRGYISAWRNEHKRPATFLPLEFDAGRDAQVDWGEADVMMNGEQITVQVFTMRLNYSRRTFVRAYPRQNQESFLEAHVQAFHFFGGVPQRLSYDNLKTAVLRILQGHKREEQRAFTVFRSHYLFESHFCTPGEGHEKGGVEHAVGYGRRNFMVPLPKVTSFEELNNHLLAACQAEDKRRIKGQPHTIGEAWKQECSALRPLPTCDVACCVTVPVVLTPYSQVAFQTNRYSVPVDDSYRNLIVRAYPFHMEVLHLDKVIANHARCYAREQDIYDPLHYLTLLEQRPGAFEHAKPLRQWRSRWPAVYEKFLAKLKERLSDGQEIREFVKVLKLHRDYPETLIEQAMHAALQLGCIHADGVTLCLHRLAHPDTPVPTVDLTSQPHLQQIHTQQVDLGRYNQLLQGGQ from the coding sequence ATGGTCACAGTGGACGAACGCGAGATCATCCGACGAGCGTACTACTTGGAACACAAGACGATTCGGCAAATTGCGCGTGAGTTGAAACGCTCACGAACAACGGTCGAAAAGGCGATTGACGAGGCAAAGCCAACAGGATACAAGTTGACAGAGCCTCGGCCAGCGCCGGTATTGGGGGCGTACAAGGCGATGATTGACGAGTTGCTGGAAGGGAACAAGAAACTACCACGCAAACAACGTTACACAGCGCACAAGATGTTCGAGGCGGTGCAAGCGAAAGGGTATAGCGGTGCAGAATCAACCGTGCGCGGTTACATCAGTGCATGGCGGAATGAGCACAAACGACCGGCGACATTCTTGCCGCTAGAGTTCGATGCGGGCCGGGATGCCCAGGTTGACTGGGGCGAAGCGGATGTGATGATGAACGGAGAGCAGATCACCGTTCAGGTGTTCACGATGCGCTTGAACTACTCCCGCCGAACCTTCGTTCGGGCCTATCCTCGGCAAAACCAGGAATCATTCCTGGAGGCTCATGTGCAAGCGTTCCACTTCTTTGGTGGAGTTCCGCAGCGATTGAGCTATGATAACCTCAAGACGGCCGTCTTGCGTATCTTGCAGGGTCACAAGCGCGAAGAGCAACGCGCGTTCACGGTCTTTCGCAGTCACTATCTGTTCGAGAGTCACTTCTGTACGCCCGGCGAAGGGCATGAGAAGGGAGGGGTCGAACACGCCGTAGGATATGGGCGCCGCAATTTCATGGTGCCACTGCCCAAGGTCACCTCCTTCGAGGAACTGAACAATCACTTATTAGCAGCGTGTCAAGCCGAAGATAAACGCCGGATCAAAGGACAACCTCACACCATTGGCGAGGCGTGGAAGCAGGAATGCTCCGCTCTGCGCCCCTTGCCCACCTGCGATGTGGCATGTTGCGTCACCGTGCCGGTGGTGCTGACCCCGTACAGCCAGGTTGCTTTCCAGACCAACCGCTACTCAGTTCCCGTTGATGACAGCTATCGCAACCTGATTGTAAGGGCCTACCCATTTCACATGGAGGTCTTGCACCTGGATAAAGTCATTGCCAACCATGCCCGCTGCTATGCACGCGAACAGGATATTTACGATCCGCTGCACTATTTGACTCTCCTGGAACAACGACCCGGCGCCTTCGAACATGCCAAACCTTTGCGTCAGTGGCGTTCCCGGTGGCCAGCGGTCTACGAGAAGTTCTTAGCCAAACTGAAAGAACGATTGTCGGATGGTCAGGAAATTCGCGAGTTTGTTAAGGTGCTCAAATTACACCGAGATTATCCCGAGACCCTTATCGAACAAGCGATGCATGCGGCCCTTCAACTCGGTTGTATCCATGCGGACGGCGTCACGCTCTGCTTGCACCGTTTGGCCCATCCTGATACCCCTGTCCCGACCGTTGATTTGACCAGCCAACCCCACTTGCAGCAGATTCATACGCAACAAGTTGATCTGGGTCGCTACAATCAATTGTTACAGGGAGGTCAATGA
- a CDS encoding ATP-binding protein, with the protein MMQSTMLLDTYLKQLQLSTFRRNYHKFAEDAASANLNYERYLLALTEQEIAQRERNRQMRLIKEARLPVIKELADFDFTMLPQFNKAQLLELSKGNYIRKAEPILMVGNPGLGKTHVAIALSLLACRQGHKVRFFNAAGLVNELIQAQDQHSLTKFIKTAACFQVVVLDELGFIPFSATGAQLIFQFCSALHEKVALIITTNLHFAEWTQVFGDERLTAALLDRLTHRAHILEFVGESYRFRQRLQVVTGAPPPPNLTSRPIKEDPPPTEH; encoded by the coding sequence ATGATGCAATCAACCATGCTGCTGGATACCTACCTCAAACAGCTCCAACTCAGTACTTTCCGGCGCAACTATCACAAATTCGCCGAGGATGCGGCCAGCGCCAACCTCAACTATGAACGCTATCTCTTGGCCTTGACCGAGCAAGAGATAGCTCAACGCGAACGCAATCGCCAAATGCGCCTCATCAAAGAAGCCCGTCTTCCAGTCATCAAGGAACTGGCAGACTTTGATTTCACGATGCTACCCCAGTTCAACAAGGCGCAACTCCTCGAACTTAGCAAGGGCAACTATATCCGTAAAGCCGAACCTATTCTCATGGTTGGCAATCCAGGCTTAGGAAAAACCCATGTGGCCATTGCCTTGTCTCTGCTGGCCTGTCGCCAGGGTCACAAAGTCCGTTTCTTCAATGCCGCCGGCCTGGTCAATGAACTGATCCAGGCCCAAGACCAACATTCCTTGACCAAGTTCATCAAGACCGCCGCTTGCTTTCAGGTCGTCGTTTTGGATGAACTCGGCTTTATCCCCTTCTCAGCCACCGGCGCACAACTCATCTTTCAGTTCTGCTCCGCCTTGCATGAAAAAGTCGCTCTCATCATCACCACCAACCTCCATTTTGCTGAATGGACGCAGGTCTTTGGTGATGAACGCCTCACGGCCGCCCTCTTGGATCGCCTGACCCATCGCGCCCATATCCTCGAATTCGTCGGCGAATCCTATCGCTTCCGTCAGCGCCTCCAAGTGGTCACTGGCGCTCCCCCGCCCCCTAACCTGACATCTCGCCCCATAAAGGAGGACCCACCACCCACTGAGCATTGA
- a CDS encoding recombinase family protein, with amino-acid sequence MWKPPTDTAIYEIVRNPAYAGAFVWAKAPHAGATASRAGASAAREWIAIVGDVYPAYITWAQYEANQAQLVRMEAHRRCQILRAVGATREGPGLLQGLAVCADTAATIVK; translated from the coding sequence GTGTGGAAGCCACCAACAGACACGGCGATCTACGAGATCGTGCGCAATCCGGCCTATGCAGGTGCGTTTGTATGGGCGAAGGCGCCACACGCCGGGGCAACCGCCAGCCGTGCGGGGGCGTCGGCGGCAAGAGAATGGATCGCCATTGTGGGCGACGTCTACCCGGCCTACATTACGTGGGCGCAGTACGAAGCGAACCAGGCGCAGTTGGTCCGAATGGAAGCGCACCGGCGGTGCCAGATCTTACGCGCGGTGGGCGCAACACGGGAAGGGCCTGGTTTGCTGCAAGGACTGGCGGTGTGTGCGGACACTGCGGCTACCATCGTCAAGTGA
- a CDS encoding HigA family addiction module antidote protein, with the protein MKMVNPPHPGEIIKGLWLDPMGASITDAAQAMGVSRKTLSKIVNGRGRVTPEIALRLSIALGSSAESWLGHQAVYDLWELEQQPNDLRVVPLFASAPAFASA; encoded by the coding sequence ATGAAAATGGTCAATCCCCCCCATCCCGGCGAGATCATCAAGGGGTTGTGGCTCGATCCGATGGGTGCCAGCATCACGGATGCGGCACAGGCGATGGGCGTGAGCCGCAAGACCTTATCGAAGATCGTGAACGGCCGCGGGCGCGTGACGCCGGAGATTGCGTTGCGCCTGTCTATCGCTCTGGGCAGCAGTGCTGAAAGCTGGCTGGGGCATCAAGCCGTGTATGATCTGTGGGAGCTTGAGCAGCAGCCTAACGATCTGCGCGTGGTGCCATTGTTCGCATCAGCGCCTGCCTTCGCCTCCGCCTAA
- a CDS encoding recombinase family protein → MTSPTKIQPGHLARQAVVYIRQSTPGQVKEHLESQDLQYQLAQRAVSLGWPAEQVQIIDDDLGKSGISSAERTGFQTLVSAVGLAQVGIILVTDVSRLARNCADWYRLLDLASLCATLISDSAGIYDPRLFDDRLLLGLKGTFAEAQWYNMRTHLTAALFNKARRGELALRLPVGYDRLADGRVVLAADRQVQDAIRLVFALFRQLGSAHRILHYCHDHQLTLPYLTSDGLGGRLVAWRPADFTTIYQILKRPIYAGVYAYGRTQGQHLPGSQGKVRRQRLPQEKWIVLKPDAHEGYITWAEYQENQKQLAENRQLSPMAAAGPAREGLALLQGIVLCAR, encoded by the coding sequence ATGACCAGCCCGACTAAGATTCAACCCGGCCATCTGGCTCGTCAAGCCGTGGTCTACATTCGCCAGTCCACTCCCGGTCAGGTCAAAGAGCACCTGGAGAGTCAGGACCTGCAATACCAGCTCGCCCAACGCGCTGTCAGCCTCGGTTGGCCCGCAGAGCAGGTGCAGATCATTGACGATGACCTGGGCAAATCCGGCATCTCCAGCGCCGAGCGCACCGGCTTTCAGACGTTGGTTAGCGCCGTTGGTCTCGCCCAGGTTGGCATCATTTTGGTCACCGATGTCTCGCGCCTGGCCCGCAACTGCGCTGACTGGTATAGGCTTCTCGATCTGGCCTCTCTCTGCGCCACCCTGATCTCCGATTCCGCCGGAATCTACGACCCGCGCCTGTTCGATGACCGTCTGCTGCTCGGCCTCAAGGGCACCTTTGCCGAAGCCCAGTGGTACAACATGCGCACCCATCTGACCGCCGCACTCTTCAACAAAGCCAGACGCGGCGAACTTGCCTTACGCCTGCCGGTGGGGTATGATCGGCTTGCAGATGGCCGAGTCGTGCTGGCCGCCGACCGCCAGGTGCAGGACGCCATCCGCCTGGTCTTTGCGCTCTTTCGCCAATTGGGCAGTGCGCACCGCATCCTGCACTACTGCCACGACCACCAACTGACCCTGCCGTACCTGACATCTGATGGGTTAGGGGGGCGCCTGGTGGCGTGGCGGCCGGCCGATTTCACCACCATCTACCAGATCTTGAAACGTCCCATCTATGCTGGCGTCTATGCCTATGGTCGTACGCAGGGTCAACACCTGCCGGGCAGTCAGGGCAAAGTGCGCCGGCAGCGCTTGCCGCAGGAAAAGTGGATTGTGCTCAAACCCGACGCTCACGAGGGCTACATCACCTGGGCTGAGTACCAGGAGAATCAAAAACAACTGGCCGAAAATCGTCAGTTGTCGCCCATGGCTGCCGCCGGACCGGCGCGGGAAGGGTTGGCCTTGCTGCAAGGCATCGTCTTGTGCGCTCGCTAG